One part of the Arabidopsis thaliana chromosome 1 sequence genome encodes these proteins:
- a CDS encoding uncharacterized protein (unknown protein; FUNCTIONS IN: molecular_function unknown; INVOLVED IN: biological_process unknown; LOCATED IN: endomembrane system; BEST Arabidopsis thaliana protein match is: unknown protein (TAIR:AT1G47700.1); Has 3 Blast hits to 3 proteins in 1 species: Archae - 0; Bacteria - 0; Metazoa - 0; Fungi - 0; Plants - 3; Viruses - 0; Other Eukaryotes - 0 (source: NCBI BLink).): MDFLLKLQGHDMLGYIILELIHREDVGEVHEEDDGMEDITKKYHNEVGEVVQGVPQLRRSGRQISQSRYLEDYVMQSETTYGLFHQAYVKSKRRQLSTSNEPRG, from the coding sequence ATGGACTTTCTACTGAAGCTACAAGGACATGACATGCTCGGTTATATCATATTGGAGTTGATTCACAGAGAAGATGTTGGAGAAGtacatgaagaagatgatggcATGGAGGATATCACTAAAAAATACCATAATGAGGTTGGTGAAGTAGTTCAAGGAGTACCACAACTGAGAAGGTCGGGTCGACAAATAAGTCAGTCGCGGTACCTTGAAGACTATGTTATGCAGTCCGAAACAACTTATGGATTGTTCCACCAAGCTTATGTTAAAAGTAAGAGACGTCAACTTTCAACAAGTAATGAGCCAAGAGGCTAA